Proteins encoded in a region of the Vitis riparia cultivar Riparia Gloire de Montpellier isolate 1030 chromosome 7, EGFV_Vit.rip_1.0, whole genome shotgun sequence genome:
- the LOC117917763 gene encoding pentatricopeptide repeat-containing protein At5g24830 → MALSIVFQESHVFFRLFNACIESIKHDVAQIFANVFSFKPYSPANNRASGHGNLLPFALEDLITSVGNQYQVTTQDWFSQKKGHDEERDPRVVFNVLDAMLKDSLERLKMMRESVSLTKIGLNGCTLEVDYTGCVAMIRNLCLEGKLRAALWLRNKMIQKGVIPDVLTHNYLVNGLCKAGGLEKADNLVREMLEIGPSPNCATFNTFIKGYCLNNNVDKALYLFSTMANSGIGPNKVTYNILIHALCKKGLLKDARKLLEKILDDDCGKETSDIITSTIFMDGCLKKGDMVQALVHWDEMLQRGTQIDVVAYNVLIHGFCLIQDMNSAYRYFCEMFKRGLLPDIFTYNTLISGFCKIGNFDEACYIHGVMSKMGAAPDLISYKMIIQGLCIHGDVIRANQFLVCMLENLMVPEPLIWNVVIDGHGRHGDLSNALSIRDQMVSFGIPPNVFTYNALIHAQIKGGNIVDAHSIKKEMLLNGIYPDVVTYNLLIGAACNFGRIHFALLLYDEMLRRGYEPDIITYTELIRGFCIRGRVMEAEELLAKLQRSGLSIDHAPFQILIQKYCRTRVPGRAFDLTKLG, encoded by the exons ATGGCT TTGTCGATTGTGTTTCAAGAATCTCATGTTTTTTTTCGATTATTCAATGCTTGTATTGAATCCATCAAGCATGATGTGGCTCAGATTTTTGCCAACGTTTTCTCCTTCAAACCCTACAGTCCTGCAAACAACAG GGCTTCTGGGCATGGTAATCTATTGCCTTTTGCACTTGAAGATCTTATAACAAGTGTTGGTAATCAATACCAAGTGACAACTCAAGATTGGTTTTCACAAAAGAAGGGTCATGATGAGGAAAGAGATCCACGGGTGGTTTTCAATGTTCTGGATGCAATGTTGAAGGATAGTTTGGAGCGGTTGAAAATGATGAG GGAAAGTGTATCATTGACAAAGATAGGCCTCAATGGCTGCACCTTGGAAGTGGATTACACTGGATGTGTAGCCATGATTAGGAATTTATGTTTGGAAGGTAAGTTACGTGCAGCTCTATGGCTTCGGAACAAAATGATACAGAAAGGTGTTATCCCTGATGTGCTGACACACAATTATCTTGTAAATGGACTTTGCAAAGCTGGTGGCTTGGAGAAAGCAGACAATCTTGTCAgagaaatgttagaaatagGTCCCTCTCCAAACTGTGCTACATTCAACACTTTTATCAAGGGTTATTGCCTTAATAATAATGTAGACAAAGCTCTGTATCTTTTCTCCACAATGGCCAATAGTGGTATTGGGCCAAATAAAGTTACTTATAATATATTGATACATGCACTGTGCAAGAAAGGGCTTTTGAAAGATGCTAGAAAGCTTCTTGAAAAGATATTAGATGATGATTGTGGTAAGGAAACATCCGATATAATCACCTCAACTATATTTATGGATGGTTGTTTGAAGAAGGGTGATATGGTCCAGGCTCTTGTTCATTGGGATGAAATGTTGCAAAGGGGTACCCAAATAGATGTTGTTGCATACAATGTCCTTATCCATGGATTTTGTTTGATTCAAGACATGAACTCTGCATATAGATATTTCTGTGAAATGTTTAAAAGAGGTttgcttcctgatatttttaCTTATAATACCCTTATAAGTGGTTTTTGCAAAATAGGAAACTTTGATGAAGCTTGTTATATCCATGGTGTTATGTCAAAAATGGGTGCTGCTCCTGATCTGATCTCATACAAAATGATTATTCAAGGCTTATGCATTCATGGAGATGTTATCAGAGCTAATCAGTTTCTTGTTTGTATGCTGGAGAATTTAATGGTGCCTGAGCCTCTTATATGGAATGTCGTAATTGATGGTCATGGGAGACATGGAGATCTTAGCAACGCTTTGTCCATTAGAGATCAGATGGTGTCTTTTGGTATTCCGCCAAATGTATTTACTTATAATGCATTGATTCATGCACAAATAAAAGGAGGAAACATTGTTGATGCTCATTCTATAAAGAAGGAGATGCTTTTAAATGGTATTTACCCTGATGTGGTCACCTATAATTTGTTAATAGGTGCTGCTTGTAATTTTGGGCGCATTCATTTCGCACTTCTGTTATATGATGAAATGCTGAGAAGAGGGTATGAACCCGATATAATAACTTACACTGAGCTAATCAGAGGTTTTTGTATAAGAGGTCGTGTGATGGAGGCAGAAGAACTTTTGGCTAAGTTACAGAGATCTGGTTTATCCATTGATCATGCTCCGTTTCAAATACTCATTCAGAAGTACTGCAGAACAAGAGTGCCTGGACGGGCATTTGACCTTACCAAACTTGGTTAA
- the LOC117917764 gene encoding beta-glucosidase 42 isoform X1 — protein sequence MTNATREVYGSVSRRDFPPDFLFGVATSAYQVEGASKEGNRGASIWDAFSHTQGKICDGSNGDVAVDQYHRYLEDVDIISKLGFGAYRFSISWSRIFPDGLGTKVNHEGIAYYNNLINALLDKGIEPYVTLYHWDLPLYLHESMGGWLNEQIVKYFAIYAETCFASFGDRVKNWITLNEPLQTAVNGYGVGIFAPGRQEHSSTEPYLVAHHQLLAHAAAVSIYRNKYKDKQGGQIGLVVDCEWAEAFSDKIEDKVAAARRLDFQLGWFLDPIYFGDYPEVMHEKLGDRLPKFSEEQIALLMNSVDFVGLNHYTSRFIAHNESSVEHDFYKDQKLERIAEWDGGEVIGEKVWFNSLKYMLTYELHMCTNIYVCLFVLVLLKIFFTWQAASPWLYVVPWGIRKVLNYIAQRYNSPPIYVTENGMDDEDNDTSPLHEMLDDKLRVFYFKGYLASVAQAMKDGVDVRGYFAWSLLDNFEWCQGYTKRFGLVYVDYRNGLSRHPKSSALWFLRFLRGDPVKNGKEE from the exons ATGACGAACGCCACCAGAGAAGTGTATGGAAGTGTGAGTCGCAGGGACTTCCCTCCCGACTTCCTCTTCGGCGTCGCCACCTCTGCATACCAGGTGGAAGGAGCCTCCAAGGAGGGCAACCGAGGCGCTAGTATTTGGGATGCCTTTTCCCATACTCAAG GCAAGATTTGTGATGGTAGCAATGGCGATGTAGCGGTGGATCAGTATCATCGTTACCTG GAAGATGTTGACATCATATCCAAGTTGGGATTTGGTGCTTATCGTTTTTCCATATCGTGGTCCCGTATATTCCCTG ATGGTTTAGGAACCAAAGTCAATCATGAAGGCATTGCTTACTACAACAATCTCATTAATGCTCTTCTTGACAAGG GTATTGAGCCTTATGTAACTTTATACCACTGGGATCTCCCTCTATATCTTCACGAGTCAATGGGAGGGTGGTTAAATGAGCAGATTGT AAAATATTTTGCAATTTATGCGGAAACTTGCTTTGCAAGTTTTGGTGATAGAGTAAAGAACTGGATCACATTAAATGAGCCTCTTCAAACTGCGGTGAATGGATATGGTGTTGGAATATTTGCTCCTGGAAGGCAGGAACATTCATCAACAGAGCCATATTTGGTTGCACATCACCAGCTCTTAGCCCATGCTGCTGCTGTTTCCATATACAGAAACAAATATAAG GACAAGCAAGGGGGACAAATAGGCTTGGTTGTTGATTGTGAATGGGCTGAGGCTTTTTCAGataaaattgaagataaagTTGCTGCAGCAAGGCGTCTTGATTTTCAGCTTGGATG GTTCTTGGATCCAATATATTTTGGAGACTATCCTGAAGTCATGCATGAAAAACTTGGAGATCGGCTTCCAAAGTTCTCAGAGGAACAAATAGCATTGCTCATGAATTCAGTAGACTTTGTTGGTCTGAACCACTATACTTCAAGATTTATTGCTCATAATGAGAGTTCTGTGGAGCATGATTTCTATAAAGATCAAAAGTTGGAGAGAATTG CTGAATGGGATGGGGGGGAGGTCATCGGTGAAAAGGTATGGTTCAATTCTCTGAAATACATGCTCACATATGAACTACACATGTGCACCAACatatatgtttgtttgtttgttttggttcTACTTAAGATATTTTTTACATGGCAGGCAGCATCACCATGGCTTTATGTGGTTCCTTGGGGTATCCGAAAAGTTCTCAATTACATAGCTCAGCGATACAACAGTCCCCCAATATATGTTACTGAGAATG GAATGGATGATGAGGACAACGACACTTCCCCACTCCATGAGATGCTTGATGACAAACTGAGAGTTTTTTACTTTAAGGGATACCTTGCCTCAGTTGCGCAGGCAATGAA GGATGGAGTTGATGTGAGGGGATACTTTGCATGGTCGTTACTAGACAACTTTGAATGGTGTCAAGGTTACACCAAACGTTTCGGTTTGGTTTACGTGGACTACCGGAACGGCCTCTCTCGCCACCCCAAATCTTCGGCTCTCTGGTTCTTGCGCTTCTTGAGAGGTGACCCCGTGAAAAACGGGAAAGAAGAGTAA
- the LOC117917764 gene encoding beta-glucosidase 42 isoform X2: MTNATREVYGSVSRRDFPPDFLFGVATSAYQVEGASKEGNRGASIWDAFSHTQGKICDGSNGDVAVDQYHRYLEDVDIISKLGFGAYRFSISWSRIFPDGLGTKVNHEGIAYYNNLINALLDKGIEPYVTLYHWDLPLYLHESMGGWLNEQIVKYFAIYAETCFASFGDRVKNWITLNEPLQTAVNGYGVGIFAPGRQEHSSTEPYLVAHHQLLAHAAAVSIYRNKYKDKQGGQIGLVVDCEWAEAFSDKIEDKVAAARRLDFQLGWFLDPIYFGDYPEVMHEKLGDRLPKFSEEQIALLMNSVDFVGLNHYTSRFIAHNESSVEHDFYKDQKLERIAEWDGGEVIGEKAASPWLYVVPWGIRKVLNYIAQRYNSPPIYVTENGMDDEDNDTSPLHEMLDDKLRVFYFKGYLASVAQAMKDGVDVRGYFAWSLLDNFEWCQGYTKRFGLVYVDYRNGLSRHPKSSALWFLRFLRGDPVKNGKEE, encoded by the exons ATGACGAACGCCACCAGAGAAGTGTATGGAAGTGTGAGTCGCAGGGACTTCCCTCCCGACTTCCTCTTCGGCGTCGCCACCTCTGCATACCAGGTGGAAGGAGCCTCCAAGGAGGGCAACCGAGGCGCTAGTATTTGGGATGCCTTTTCCCATACTCAAG GCAAGATTTGTGATGGTAGCAATGGCGATGTAGCGGTGGATCAGTATCATCGTTACCTG GAAGATGTTGACATCATATCCAAGTTGGGATTTGGTGCTTATCGTTTTTCCATATCGTGGTCCCGTATATTCCCTG ATGGTTTAGGAACCAAAGTCAATCATGAAGGCATTGCTTACTACAACAATCTCATTAATGCTCTTCTTGACAAGG GTATTGAGCCTTATGTAACTTTATACCACTGGGATCTCCCTCTATATCTTCACGAGTCAATGGGAGGGTGGTTAAATGAGCAGATTGT AAAATATTTTGCAATTTATGCGGAAACTTGCTTTGCAAGTTTTGGTGATAGAGTAAAGAACTGGATCACATTAAATGAGCCTCTTCAAACTGCGGTGAATGGATATGGTGTTGGAATATTTGCTCCTGGAAGGCAGGAACATTCATCAACAGAGCCATATTTGGTTGCACATCACCAGCTCTTAGCCCATGCTGCTGCTGTTTCCATATACAGAAACAAATATAAG GACAAGCAAGGGGGACAAATAGGCTTGGTTGTTGATTGTGAATGGGCTGAGGCTTTTTCAGataaaattgaagataaagTTGCTGCAGCAAGGCGTCTTGATTTTCAGCTTGGATG GTTCTTGGATCCAATATATTTTGGAGACTATCCTGAAGTCATGCATGAAAAACTTGGAGATCGGCTTCCAAAGTTCTCAGAGGAACAAATAGCATTGCTCATGAATTCAGTAGACTTTGTTGGTCTGAACCACTATACTTCAAGATTTATTGCTCATAATGAGAGTTCTGTGGAGCATGATTTCTATAAAGATCAAAAGTTGGAGAGAATTG CTGAATGGGATGGGGGGGAGGTCATCGGTGAAAAG GCAGCATCACCATGGCTTTATGTGGTTCCTTGGGGTATCCGAAAAGTTCTCAATTACATAGCTCAGCGATACAACAGTCCCCCAATATATGTTACTGAGAATG GAATGGATGATGAGGACAACGACACTTCCCCACTCCATGAGATGCTTGATGACAAACTGAGAGTTTTTTACTTTAAGGGATACCTTGCCTCAGTTGCGCAGGCAATGAA GGATGGAGTTGATGTGAGGGGATACTTTGCATGGTCGTTACTAGACAACTTTGAATGGTGTCAAGGTTACACCAAACGTTTCGGTTTGGTTTACGTGGACTACCGGAACGGCCTCTCTCGCCACCCCAAATCTTCGGCTCTCTGGTTCTTGCGCTTCTTGAGAGGTGACCCCGTGAAAAACGGGAAAGAAGAGTAA